The Entelurus aequoreus isolate RoL-2023_Sb linkage group LG03, RoL_Eaeq_v1.1, whole genome shotgun sequence genome contains the following window.
ttttcgattaggcatgcacctcctggtaccctagcacctccaaaaccctcaaatctagactccaaacatcccagaccaagctagtcaggttacttttagacctccaccccagatcacacctcactccaacccacttctccaaagtgggctggctcagggtggaggacagagtaaaacaacttgcactgagcctagtctataaaatccgctacacctgcctgataccgaagtacatgtcaaactacttccttaacgtaaatgactgccataaccataacaacagagggagctccactaaccacgttaaacccagattccgatctaacaaaggtcttaactcattctctttctatgccacattaatgtggaatgcgctcccaacaggtgtaaaagaaagggcatctctatcctccttcaaaaccgcaataaaacaacacctccaggcaacttcaaccctaaatcaacaccctcccttccacatcatacctcttcggattgtaaataatcaaatgtaaataatcaaatgtagacactttttcttatactttctgatctctctctctgtgtccactacttgctgtacatatcctaccaagtcagtcctacactgttccaatgtccatttctctgatgatgcaattgttgatgactgaagtgttgataccaaccaatcctaaccacacacccccccccatatcccacaccccggattgtaaataatgtaaataattaattgtatatactctgatgattatcttgtgtgatgactgtattatgatgatagtatatatctgatagtatatatctgtatcatgaatcaatttaagtggaccccgactaaacaagttgaaaaacttattcgggtgttaccatttagtggtcaattgtacggaataggtacttcactgtgcaatctactaatacaagtttcaatcaatcaatcaatcaaaattatgATGAACaccttgaacctttttttttattgagacagattatttgtatgtaatatttgtatgcttactatggtatattatttatttgttcattgtTCTGTTAcaaagaacaaggaaataggatcaAATTGCTATGCAAtaaaaatgggtaggattaaataagctttgcttcttcctactccttttcggacgtgctgtaatgaaacaactggaaatgtgtgacgcattccattgtatcgtatgcatgttcgaaataatagaatagaaagtactttattgatccctgggggaaattcagcctaaactgaaactgaactgaatacATGTTGCTATAATAAAGACCTGTAAAAATAGGGTTTGATGCCAGTATTATTACAGGTAACAGGCTAGCTtttacaggtgtacctaatgaagtgtcaccTGAGTGTTTATGTGACGTCATATCGTGTTACCTTCTTTAAAACGTCACGGGCCTCCTGGAAACTGTAGAAAACATCAGAGTTGACCATGTTGAGGGTGGCAGGGTGGCAATCAGGAGGTTCTGAGGGCACCATGTAGTGGTTCTGTGCGTGCGTCCACAGATGCTGAGTCCACAGTGGGCCATCTTCTGTGTACGAGCACACTAACGCAGGGTCGTCACGCAGCACAAACTGTCGTAAAAGTCTCTCCGTCGCAATGGAGGCGTCCTTCACGAAATAGCCCCTTATGAGCGAGTCCTTGACGCCGGGCAGGAACGCGCACATTGGAGATAAACGACACCCTTGACTAAGTCCTCCTAAAAGTTTCTCTTTCAGTTCCCAGTAAAACCTGGCGTTGTGGAGTTTGTCCCCGCTGGAAACGAGGATAGAGTAACACCCGGCGTCCTTTAGCATGCTAGTTTCAAACAACCGCTTCACTACCTTGCCTCCTTTTCCGGGGTGTTCGTTTTGGAGTCGAAAGTAGACCGGCCCTCCGTCCACATCCACGGAGAAAACACGGGAGGACCACAGGGGTACCAAAGCCATGCTGCGTCGTGACATCTGCCTGGCTGTGTTTCTGTTCCCGGGCTGCGCTATGTATAAGGAAAACGAAAGTAAACACTGCATTGGAAAACGCAACCTAGTAAGTTACGTAAATGCCCTGAATGCAATCACCAGTCGTGTTTACAACATTAGGACATCGTTGTATATTAGGCACACCTGCGATACGCAATATTAACTTAATTTAAAATGTAAGAAGTTACACAATTAACCTTTGACAATGAGTACCGtaatggctaaaaaaaaaagaggtaaaaCTACTTATTTGTTTTAGTATTTGCTTAGTTACCACTTTCTCAAATTAAACCCCAGTAAATGCAGTTGCTAACGCCTTTCATGCTGTCAACTTTGAGTAAGGTAATTATTATAAGAATATTTTGTACAGTGCTGGATGACTAATACTTTTACCCTGCAGAACAGGACTACACAGTAACACACCCATCAGTAAGTTTCTATTTCGATGTTTGTAAACAGAAACTATGAGCTTAGTCAGCTGACCACCTGCTGCTTCTATTTAAGCAGCCTTGATCACAATATCACCACATTTGATGAGTGGGATTAAAGCTGTGCGTGGAAATGAACCTGTCCTCCATAGTTGTAGATCATCTGCTGCCTGTGCAGCTGTGCATCATGACCATCCTCTCCTTTTTCAACAGACTCTTGGACAAACTCTACTCCTGGAGAGTGTGCACAGGACCAGGCACTGAAACAGGAGTCAGCAAAAGAAGTCCAAATGCAGTTACTCCGACCAGCGTCAACTACCATTATACACGCAAGTGTAACTACAAGTGTGGCTTTTGTTTCCACACTGCAAAGACATCCTTTGTACTGCCTCTGGAGGAAGCAAAGAGGGGCCTTAAACTCCTGAGGGATTCAGGTAAATTACATGACACCGCCTTGACTCTTATTctttatttaaacatttatatCCCTCGCAGGAATGGAAAAGATCAACTTCTCTGGTGGAGAACCATTCTTGCATGAAAAGGGCGACTATCTTGGAAAATTGGTCCAATACTGCAAACAAGAGCTACAACTTCCAAGTGTCAGCATTGTCAGCAATGGTAGCATGATCAAAGAAACGTGGTtccaaaaatatggtaaatatctaTTTTGTGCGTGGTGTTatgtgtttaatatgtttgtaaattgtttatcaaaataactttttgttggattgtatttttaattcaaCCTGAGAAATCTTTGTTGGgtagatcaggggttcttaacctttttaagCTCAAACTCAACTTTTCACCACAGAAGGCCCCAGCAACATTCaaaattaacactgaattagtaatcttacttttgaATTTcctcgtattcaataattatatctatccTATTTACAATTTAAATCCTTGTAAAATAAAATGAACCATGTGTTAgttacaaatattatttatttaacacaaaccttaggcttaggtcaggctgattagaaaaataagtactaaccaaatatactgcataataagcagtgttgggttagttactgaaaaccagtaactagatacagttactagttactttatttcaaaagtaactcagttactaactcagttacttacaccaaaaagtaatgcgttactgtgaaaagtaactatttagttacttcttttttccccccccttttttttaaggctcccattaatgccctttcagCCTTCATtttagtactgttattgcactggagaataatacaatgtgttgatcaacttgacatgcatttgcatcactgaactttgctaagcaatgtgctctacatacaacacacaaactctgctaagcaatgtggtctacatacaacacacaaagacaaagataagtttcaaagggccaatttatttcaggccagaacaaattgacaaaactattttaaatagctgcaacataatggcactttaactttaagtagataggatctttgatcctaaacacaacttacatttaactaaaatgttattttctttgtgctcgacaaaagaaaagaagtgagaatgttaagacactcgacttctggcttcaccgtgatgtcttgttagttgttatgagagtagcgtatgtgtgtgtggccctttaagatatgacagcatgtgagatgagtgacgtcagtgagtgagtgggcgagagaggtgagggaacggcgacagtgagtgagtgcaggtgctctagcttggtggatggctgcgtccaataaagtcacaaagttgcaacaaaccgccggcctcgtcattcaccctcagctgtaaagacccacttccgggtaaagtgaaggttgttagccccgaagtacataggccctggaggaacgtctcccctgcgcccctcaactacggtctgaAAGCCCCCACCCACATAAAGcatgcctcttcttttccaccgcagcgctccaataaaacacactcagatcttctgtttctagccgatactacataaaaaataacgtaaaataacgcatcatgtagtaacggtaactgagttactgaatataaaagataacgcgttagattactagttaccgccgaaacgaacggcgttacagtaatgcgttagtcccaacactgataagggactcataaataactcaaAACAAATTTTTTATAAACACTTATGTTGCGCCATAACACAAACTcaattattaataaatatgtttccatgatcaatgtttagataccagtttatatattacattaataacacaaaatgcggATTCTTACGATCaatgtttgattgtcaaagatctttggtaatgtaatctgtgatatttttaTTTAAGTTAATGGTATTCATGTCTCTGCATGatgatgttttaaccttctctaaccTTCTCTATctctataaaatgtaatattcagcctgcttaacattctgtaattgcagGACTATCAATAGTAACAGGTTAGAAAATAATATACACTTTGTTTCAATCTACCAACAAACATTTAGAAATATTACAGATTACAGTGCAAAAcattttgacaaagcatgatcgtaatgtaagatgATTTTTCATTTTATTGTAGTTAGATCGGATGTGACacgtagcgctattattgtgaagccggaacgtgtatgtactgtatatacatataaatatatatatagggatgttccgatccaatattgatatcggaaaTCAGTCCGATATTAGCCAAAAAAGTGAATATCAGATTTTATCGGACTGAATCTAAAAACTCCGATATAAGCGCTCCGATATAAGCTGTCCATTTACCGCTGCAGCACGTCTATAATAGGTGACTCTGGTTTGATCACACTCCAACACAATAGGTGGCGGCAATGGCCCTAAATTAACGTTGGTGCCGGCCGCGGAAGAAGAGCGTCTCTGATCCAGCATGCACAGCCCACgtaatcacaacaacaacaatgcgtGTGCTTGCAGCAAAGTGTAGTGATGTGTGTGTGGAAGTATTTTAACCTAAACTCGGACAAAGACGTTGCCGCTAAATGCAACATTTGTCAGGCGCAAGTGTCCCGTGGAGGGACAGAACCGGGAAGGTTCAATACAAGCAACCTCatcgcacatttgaaaaaacgccacaaaaaagaacatgaggattttcgcgagagcagcaaggcgaagcaacaaacctctggctcgcttcagcaacccacgctggccgaaagctttgcaagacgtgacaaactaccacTGGACAGCAAAAAGGCAATGGCCATAACAGAAAAGATAGCCCAGTTTATTGTGCTTGATGACCAGCCCCTGTCGGTGGTGAGTAATGTCGGGTTTAAACGCTTAATGGAGCACCTCGAACCTCGCTACATTATTATTATGCCGAAATGCTtatcttcttaaaaaaaatctccaCATTATGCTCAGACTGCAGAAAGTGGAGAAGGAGGACGAGGAGTAGTAAGGGTAGTCAGCACTGactgattattatttgttttatgctcttgttaTTAGAGTGATATGTTTATTGTGTTTACACTATTCTTCAGTGATGACTAAGAGTAATTACTACATTGTTTTGGGCACAGTCAGTCAGTGAAACTGGAGCTGTGAACTCTTAACTTAGAGCAGTTGGACAGTGGAcagtattgtgttgtttttgtccctGCCCACAGATGTTTCCAACATATgctgacagtaaaaaaataactgaaatgataaatgagttatacttgtatagcgcttttctaccttcaaggtactcaaagcgctttgacagtatttccacattcacccattcacacacacattcacacactgatggcgggagctgccatgcaaggcgctaaccagcagccatcaggagcaagggtgaagtgtcttgcccaaggacacaacggacgtgactaggatggtagaaggtggggattgaaccccagtaaccagcaactctccgattgctggcacggccactctaccaacttcgccacgccgcccccatagtgaacttgaattgtttgcactttaaaatgttttgttttttttaaattggatttatttaggttatttttcagggtcttctaatttatttttaatttattctattcaattgtataattatgttggtattagtggttattttgcactttgaatataacattttgtttttattggatttgtTGAGGTAATACTCTTATGTGAAGGTTAAAATTTATGTAACcaattggttaataataaatgggtcagtttttcctatacctactcttgctgactattgttttctgttttaacactacaacatcagtaacagtaacatcactttatcaagccttttctaacattccacacaacaagATAAGGAATGAATATATGTATGATTCGTGCCTATATCGTAtcgtattgatatcggtatcggccgatactcaaggctacaatatcggtatcgtatcggaagtgaaaaagttgtatcgggacatccctacacacacacacacatatatatatatatatatatatatatatatatatatatatatatatatatatatatatatatatatatatatatatatattagggctgcaacaaccaatcgattaaaatcgattaataaaatagttgccgattaatttagtcatcgattcgttggatctatgctatgcgcatgcacagagtttttttttgtttttttttttaattttttgtttttgttttgttttttaataaacctttatttataaactgcaacatttacaaacggctgagaaacaataatcaaaataagtatggtgccaatatgctggggttttttttcaataaaatactggataggatagaaatgtagtttgtctcttttatccgattattaattgattaataatatatcgattaataaatatatatatatatatatatatatatatatatacacagtggggcaaaaaagtatttagtcagccacccattgattgtcaatgggtgtgtatatatatatatcaatgtgtacatatgtgtgtctgtatatacatataatgtatgtgtgtatatactgtatatgcatataacgtatgtctatatacatataatgtatgtgtatatacatacgtatatgtttatatgtgtgtgtatatatacatacaaatttgGTTCCTAGCTTTATAAAAGGCTACTTTATATTCATGAAGTATTTTGAGGTGATTATCTATGAAAAAAGTGTTCATGGTTAAGGATCTTCCCTCCTACCTCACTGTTAGGCAGCCATCTTGACATCCTGGCCATATCCTGTGACAGTTTTGATGAAGCGACCAACCAGCTGATTGGCCGAGCTCAAGGCAAGAAGAGCCACCTGAACTGTCTGTACAACATCCGGAACTGGTGCCAGAAGTATAAAGTGGCCTTCAAAATCAACTCAGTTATCAACACCTTCAACGTGGACGAGAACATGGCAGAGCCCATTGTTCAGCTCAGCCCGGTCCGATGGAAGGTAAGCAAGTGACATTGTTTGGTGTATATAATAATTACCTGCCGTGTAActtgtcttttgtttgtttcaggtCTTCCAGTGTCTGCTGATTGATGGTGAAAATGTGGGCGAGAAAGCCCTGAGAGAGGCTGAGAGGTTCACCATCAGCGACCAACAGTTTCAGGAGTTTCTGGACATACACAGCAGTGTCTCCTGCTTGGTTCCTGAGTCCAATGAGAAGGTTAGTTTTCCATTCTATTGACTGTTGATTCAGTGTGTGCAAAATAGAGTGCACTACTCTGCTACAACCAGTATTCTGGAGGCCAGTCTTATTTGTCTAGTTAAGAGGAACACAACATTTGATTGGCATGGAAACTGGAATTTACAACATTGAGAAAGAAAGTCTCACACTTTtttagattaataaatatgtaataaaatattgttaatgtttgCTAAAAACATTTGATAAATTAACAAGTCTATGCTTTTACTCATGTGAACATAGTCACAATGGATGGAATATACAATATGGAAACCCTTAAGTTGTTGAgacccaaaacattttttgtgaatTTTATCTTCACAGATGAGGAATTCTTACTTGATCTTGGATGAATACGTAAGTATGTTCTATCTCATATCTGTCGTAAACGCTCTAATAATAGGTGGCAAAAATGACGGGATGTAAATTGGAAGTAGACAATACTTTGAGAAAAGATGTAATCTCTTCATGAAATTAAGCAAGTACATGTTTTAACCTCAATCATAATTTTGGAATGCATGAGAACGTGGAATTGAAAACTTAACTATTTCACCACATGGTAATTTATTAACAAGTttgtgtatatcaggggtcaccaacctttttgaaaccaagagctacttcttggatactgattaatgtgaagggctaccagtttgatacacacttaaataaattgccagaaatagccaatttgctcaatttacatgttattattaataattaatgatatttatctttgtggaaacactgatcatctcaatgatttttcacaataaatatatatagaaacagataaatatcaatatgcaacactttatttttatattttctctaagtgcacatttttcaaattgaacattttcaaatgatcacttctaagacagtcttgtgaaatcacaatatcccattttaactagctagccactaacattttttaacaaatcatgaattactttgcaccatgtttgtacaaataataactcatgtaaaatacaaaagtcaactctcaaatgtttaaataaatcatgtcacactttgaactggacaccaaatctgttatctgtttctttgtcagttagtgaagaccaagtctttaaaatattttcttggattttcaaattctatttgagttttgtctttcttagaattaaaaatgtcgagcaaagcgagaccagcttgctagtaaataaatacaattaaaaaaaatagaggcaggctatttcagctatttttagaacaggccagcaggctactcatctggtccttacgggctacctggtgcccgcgggcaccgcgttggtgacccctggtgtatatatatatatatacgttaggtcaggaaaaaacacagaggctatttcatccctacaagcctgtttcgcaggtttcactgctcttcaggggattttcctAAAAAATCCCTGAagagtatattccgctctaccccggtgttgagcactgtataacggacacaccacagaaacctcgactatatatatatatatgtatatatatatatatatacatacatatgtgtatatgtatgtatgtgtatgtatgtatatgtaataaaCCATGCCATTTATTAACAACCTTATGGGGAAATATGCTCAGTAGCaccattttaaagtgcatgcagaggGAGAGAACAAAGCTCGACGCTGACCACTCATGCTACTTCAAATGCCGCTACTGCGTTCTTGTAGAGTTGATAAAAACTACATCAGGAGGTtgactacagccacagctgtaaaTGCCAATGTTTTTTGACCTGGTGCTAATTAGGAACCCCAGCTGTCTTTTGCCTTTGTAGACCACGCACCTGCCGACTTGAACCATTTTTGGAGCAGTTACATTGTCTATCATTGTCTTGTGCACTCGTTATCGTCCTTTTCCTCCCCTCAGATGCGTTTCTTGGACTGTCGAGAGGGTCGAAAAGACCCGTCTAAGTCCATCCTCGATGTCGGCGTGGAAGAGGCCATCACTTTCAGTGGCTTTGATGAGAAAATGTTTCTAAAAAGGGGAGGAAAGTATGTGTGGAGCAAAGCAGACATGAAGTTGGAGTGGTAACATTGTACGATACCCAAACTTGATACACTGTACATAAAAAACtttatgttgtttttgtcaaaaacgttttttttgctGTTAATATCAGGGTGTCctgattcattattaatatcggaaattggtccgatatcagcataAAAAAAGGGGTTACAGCATTAAGTAGTTCTGCAGTGCAGAGCTAAAGAGCCAGCTAAAAGCTAACGGATCtccacaaggttggtcttttcttttaTTTAGTGAAATcatttataaaatgttttaaaaaaaaatggtaggCCATGGGCTACATAGAGCTAGCAACTACccaacagccaagcacacaatagcaatAATCTATATATAAGTAATGAGTGTCCTAATAATTATAAGCAATAATTATACCTGCATATttattacagatacaaagtctccaaagcatCCATTAACAACATTCCACTTACTGCTTTCCAGGCTTTACGTCATGATTTATTGTGGCCAATATGTGGTGCCAAAAAAGcaatgaccactccacttcaatttaaagacatcaTAAATCCATTCCAGAGATTTAAtacaaataggttagtgtttttcgtatctaccattgttctctgagtaatttcacttgattaaaccttttctaacattccaaactacaaaataataaaagtatggatGATTTGTTATGATCTATTTAAATCAATATTGGTATCTGTCAGTACTAAAAAATCCAAtttgtatcagaagtgaaaaagtttggaACACCTTTAGTTGTTATATTCGTTATGTCGACATCAGAATTCAGAACCACTGTACGTAGTGATGAGAAGCTCATACTGTATTGTGAAATTTCCTAATGTTATTGATCGCACCGAACAGCACATATTTTCCCTAGAAGactggaaaaagaaaaaaaaaactatcaaGGTGTCTacctattattgttgttttttatgaaGAAAGTAGGGCTTAAAGATGCTTGAAGTTTTGCAGACAAGGTAGTTGATACAGTACTACAGGttttggtatcgatccgataccaagtaagtaTTGGCCAACACCAATACTTTGATGTCAGCCGgacattttcaagatcattgaaatattgtgtaattgttttactttaatttgttgatcatagttataatgaaaataaaacactggacAAAGATTTTAGGCAAGTAAAAACATATTTGTAACAAATCAACAAACTTCTGTATGAACTAGTGCTAtcgaatgattacattttaaaatcggattaatcacacttttgaatttggattaatcatgattactcgCAGGTTACATAACAATACACATTACATAAAGTAATAcatcgcttgcataatttaaattaacttaaagaaaaaaaacaatatttggacaTTAAAgctattttattgtcagaatgtcatacaggaacatttttaagaTGTTTTAATTGATTGCACGTCATTTATTCAAAACTTGATAACAATTACAGCTAAAGTCCCATTGAGGTTTATTTTGAAGGAAAATTTGCTACCGAGCACATCAGTCGGAGTCTTCTCACTTATCTTTGCACTGGTGTAtgaattgacctgatcactgaccatataacaaCCCAACCACCTTTAATGTAACCATCcatggttaaggtaaaggagtatttgcaaacaaaataaattgtaatctgcgtgtatacattattaatgagatcatttttgtggtttatttaaagttatcttatttttaacagttacagtataaataattgGGGATATGAAAATATTTCATACAATATAAGattatgtaacaatatcaacacaaatcATGCAATTACTTCATTTTATTATTTGAGCAAAAGTTACTATTGGCTCTCAGTTAACCCTTACAGCAGTGGTTTTTGAACTAGTACTAGTACCACCTCACAAAACACATGGCTTTCCAAGTGTCACCATTatgatcaacattaaaatacaagacAATAATTTAAGGCATGGGTTCTTATCCTTTTTGATACCAGGGTCcaccttttccactacagagggaccactcaaatattaacactaaattagtaatcttgattttaatcatattcagtattgatatctaacctacttatagtttgtcaaatgatatgaaaccatgtgttaatcaccaaatattatttatttaacacataaaccttaagcTTAAGTGAGGCTGATTAGAAACATAAGTACCAACCAAATATATTGCATGAGAAGGGACTCATTTTTAATTggcgaaaaatacatttacataaatttacaaacaattatgttgtgctaaaataaataaattactggtAAATtgataattaaaaatattttttaataaatagtgttatagcttcacctttattgttagtttttaagccaaaatgcgtctgttctctcttttctgtcgacacactgtgtctgctttaaCATGCTCCTCTGCACTGCTTGTAAAGCCAGCAATGTCCCAACGTGATTAAAGCGCGctgtcatgcctgttaaaaaaaaagaaatgggaaccggtatttttcaaacggagtaccgtttttgattcattagtactgcggtactttaATAGtactagtataccgtacaacgcTACTCCAGACTGTGGCCCTCTCAATAGGAGCCGAGTCtataatcgattttttttttactcatccttccccagcgtctatctttttcccaccttttacggggcgccgtaTGTGGCAACccgtcagcgttcctgttctgtaaccctgaacAATGTTTGCctaatcttgaatgggtttgtgctgaaaatgaaattttgttgtacttgtgcaatggcaataaagatccatccttccatccatgtgGAGATCTCTATACCtctgtattgtattgttttggaagtatttattttggacatttaaaaaaaaaaagaagagagaaacaaaacagcaacaattgagtaatgaaaataaaataacaacataGTGATGTTTTTAGAACATGTATACTGTTTCAATGTTTACATCACATGTTTACAGTTTCAGATTCTAACATGTCTGAAAATGAGTAGGtagaagcagagcttttttaaCCCCACCACTTTTCTGTCTAGAAATAATTTCCAACACAATAGTTAACGtcatttttcaacaacaacaaaaaacggaataaataaatatcaacaGAGTTCACATGAATATAGTTAAATTACTGTATGGTTCACATAATTTACTGAACATGCGATAGATTGTGTCGTTCATGAATAAGGTTCAAGATCCACTTT
Protein-coding sequences here:
- the rsad2 gene encoding S-adenosylmethionine-dependent nucleotide dehydratase RSAD2 is translated as MNLSSIVVDHLLPVQLCIMTILSFFNRLLDKLYSWRVCTGPGTETGVSKRSPNAVTPTSVNYHYTRKCNYKCGFCFHTAKTSFVLPLEEAKRGLKLLRDSGMEKINFSGGEPFLHEKGDYLGKLVQYCKQELQLPSVSIVSNGSMIKETWFQKYGSHLDILAISCDSFDEATNQLIGRAQGKKSHLNCLYNIRNWCQKYKVAFKINSVINTFNVDENMAEPIVQLSPVRWKVFQCLLIDGENVGEKALREAERFTISDQQFQEFLDIHSSVSCLVPESNEKMRNSYLILDEYMRFLDCREGRKDPSKSILDVGVEEAITFSGFDEKMFLKRGGKYVWSKADMKLEW